Proteins from a single region of Apium graveolens cultivar Ventura chromosome 7, ASM990537v1, whole genome shotgun sequence:
- the LOC141671976 gene encoding uncharacterized protein LOC141671976 translates to MASKEEVTAAAAAGMSDYEKKRLERIKENKERLEKLGILALANNLKPLPKPNKRLKPTPSANPHSSPARRSSRLTAAERVDYSEKRISAQYVLIPVPEKKKRGSIRVSKSRIGRKHSDDEEICIKKSFNPEVYTEEHERLLGDCKMVWDLDVDGYDEDGQRIYDQFEGKHCHQCRQKTLGHRTKCSKCKAVEGQFCGDCLFTRYGENVVEANEDSSWTCPICRGICNCSRCRRAKGWEPTGDIYFKVKRQGFKSVAHYLIETRMEHKIKDPIPEEGLQVSAEGEYKLLIDVEPSQSDHNSVLEISDNKKNGGTDEDYYDATDSKTHDSSGDESEDSD, encoded by the exons ATGGCGAGTAAGGAGGAGGtaacagcagcagcagcagcaggaatGTCAGATTATGAGAAGAAGAGACTAGAAAGGATTAAAGAAAACAAAGAAAGACTTGAAAAATTGGGTATTTTAGCTCTCGCTAACAATCTCAAACCTCTTCCTAAACCTAACAAGCGTCTTAAGCCTACTCCATCTGCTAATCCCCACTCTTCTCCTGCTAGAAGATCTTCTAG GTTAACTGCAGCAGAGAGGGTTGATTATTCAGAAAAGAGAATAAGTGCGCAATATGTTTTAATTCCCGTGCCAGAGAAAAAGAAGAGGGGCAGTATTAGGGTTTCAAAGTCCAGGATAGGGAGGAAACACTCAGATGACGAggaaatctgtataaaaaaaagtTTCAATCCTGAGGTTTACACTGAAGAGCATGAACGGCTTTTGGGTGATTGTAAGATGGTGTGGGATTTGGATGTTGATGGATATGATGAAGATGGGCAGCGCATTTATGATCAATTTGAGGGGAAGCATTGCCATCAATGCAG GCAGAAAACTCTTGGTCATCGTACCAAGTGCAGCAAATGCAAGGCAGTTGAAGGGCAGTTTTGCGGGGATTGCTTATTTACTAG ATATGGTGAGAATGTTGTAGAAGCAAATGAGGATTCGAGCTGGACTTGCCCTATTTGTCGGGGAATATGTAATTGTAGTCGATGTCGCCGAGCAAAAGGATGGGAGCCTACTGGTGACATATATTTTAAG GTAAAAAGGCAGGGGTTCAAGTCTGTGGCACATTATCTCATTGAAACTCGAATGGAACACAAAATCAAAGATCCGATACCTGAAGAAGGGTTGCAAGTAAGTGCAGAGGGAGAATATAAACTACTAATCGATGTTGAGCCTTCTCAATCAGATCACAACAGTGTGTTAGAGATCTCTGACAACAAAAAAAATGGCGGGACAGATGAAGATTATTATGATGCTACTGATTCTAAGACTCATGACTCGAGTGGAGATGAAAGTGAGGACTCCGATTAG